The Anaerobaca lacustris genome contains a region encoding:
- a CDS encoding NAD(P)(+) transhydrogenase (Re/Si-specific) subunit beta: MNPQLIRGLGYITASIFFIFGLKMLSSQATARRGNRVSAVGMLIAVVTTLTAMEDIRWFWIVFGAVLGCVVGVLAARLVKMTAMPEMVGLFNGFGGLASLLVGWSEYHGKWAAADPVSLFTTVAIFLTVLIGAMTFSGSLVAYGKLSALIDGRPILYKKQNLVNAFVLGAIAALGILFCAQKLDQLSSGGSALVYLELIGIIALALVLGVLSTIPIGGADMPVVICLLNSYSGLAACAAGFVIGNNVLIVSGSLVGASGLILTRIMCKAMNRSLANVLFSGFGSATSAKGAGYQGQANPIAPADAYLILEAAHNVVFVPGYGMAAAQAQHVVRELGELLHDNGAEVRYCIHPVAGRMPGHMNVLLAEANVPYEMLVEPQDVNPTMEMVDVAIVIGANDVVNPAAKEDQTSPLWGMPIIEVDRARTCIVLKRSLNPGFAGVDNPLFFKDNTRMLFGDAKASIASLVSEFKQ, translated from the coding sequence ATGAATCCACAGCTCATCAGGGGCCTCGGATACATTACGGCCTCGATCTTCTTCATCTTCGGCCTCAAGATGCTCAGCTCGCAGGCCACGGCCCGGCGGGGCAACCGGGTCTCGGCCGTCGGGATGCTGATCGCCGTTGTCACGACGCTGACGGCGATGGAGGACATCCGGTGGTTCTGGATCGTGTTCGGTGCGGTTCTCGGCTGCGTGGTGGGTGTGCTGGCCGCCCGGCTGGTGAAGATGACCGCCATGCCGGAGATGGTCGGCCTGTTCAACGGGTTCGGCGGTCTGGCCAGCCTGCTCGTCGGCTGGTCGGAGTATCACGGCAAGTGGGCGGCCGCCGACCCGGTGAGTCTGTTCACGACGGTTGCCATCTTTCTGACGGTCCTGATCGGGGCCATGACGTTCTCCGGCTCTCTGGTGGCGTACGGGAAGCTCTCTGCGCTGATCGACGGCCGGCCCATCCTGTACAAGAAGCAGAATCTCGTCAATGCCTTTGTGCTCGGCGCGATTGCGGCCCTGGGCATTCTGTTCTGTGCGCAGAAGCTCGATCAGCTCAGTAGCGGCGGCTCCGCTCTGGTTTACCTGGAGCTGATCGGCATCATCGCCTTGGCTCTGGTTCTGGGCGTGCTCTCGACGATCCCGATCGGGGGGGCGGATATGCCGGTGGTTATCTGCCTTTTGAACAGCTATTCCGGGCTGGCGGCCTGCGCGGCCGGTTTCGTCATCGGCAACAACGTCCTGATTGTCTCCGGTTCGCTCGTGGGCGCCTCCGGCCTGATCCTTACGCGGATCATGTGCAAGGCCATGAATCGCTCGCTGGCCAACGTCCTGTTCAGCGGTTTTGGCTCGGCCACCAGCGCGAAGGGGGCCGGGTATCAGGGGCAGGCCAATCCCATCGCCCCGGCCGATGCCTATCTCATCCTTGAAGCGGCGCACAACGTCGTGTTCGTGCCAGGCTATGGCATGGCCGCGGCTCAAGCCCAACACGTCGTCCGCGAGCTGGGCGAATTGCTGCACGACAACGGAGCCGAGGTCCGCTACTGCATCCATCCGGTGGCCGGACGCATGCCGGGACACATGAATGTGCTGCTGGCTGAGGCGAACGTTCCGTACGAGATGCTGGTCGAGCCGCAGGACGTCAATCCGACGATGGAGATGGTGGACGTGGCGATTGTCATCGGCGCCAACGATGTGGTCAACCCGGCCGCCAAGGAGGACCAGACCAGTCCGCTCTGGGGCATGCCGATCATCGAGGTCGATCGGGCGCGGACCTGCATCGTCCTGAAGCGATCCCTGAATCCCGGCTTTGCCGGCGTGGACAACCCGCTGTTCTTCAAGGACAACACCCGGATGCTGTTCGGCGACGCCAAGGCCTCGATCGCATCACTGGTGTCCGAGTTCAAGCAGTAG
- a CDS encoding Gfo/Idh/MocA family protein, giving the protein MAMKRVSRRNVLQRGAGLAAAIAVPCFTPCLRATRAGTTAGERLTMGAIGLGGQGMHNLKSFLTCEDLRVLAVCDVDANHLQRAKQTVDAAYGNQDCNVSRDFREVLARDDIDTVLIATPDHWHAILAIEAAKAGKDIYCEKPISLTIAEGRAVADVMQRYGTVYQSGTQRRSNACFRFGVEIAQSGLLGRLRELHCYYHNGPTCPPQKPEPVPDGFDYDLWLGPAPYEPYTPRRCHGTFRWLYDYSGGQLTDLGAHFNDLAQWANGTQESGPTEYEGWAEFPKDGLFDTPVRFGVVATYPDGVRMIIHDETEPGRGPRGNKFVGTDGWVSVDDTGKVTASNDEIMRRLSGAQRGYEYMMGHHRNFLDCVKTRAKPIAPPEVAHRSTTTCHIANICLRLGRKLTWDVGAERFVNDAQANGMMARAMRSPWRL; this is encoded by the coding sequence ATGGCCATGAAGAGAGTGTCACGACGAAATGTGTTGCAGCGCGGGGCCGGACTGGCGGCGGCGATTGCCGTGCCTTGCTTCACCCCGTGTCTTCGGGCGACGCGGGCCGGCACCACGGCCGGCGAGCGGCTGACGATGGGCGCCATCGGCCTGGGCGGCCAGGGCATGCACAACCTCAAGAGCTTTCTGACTTGTGAGGACTTGCGCGTGCTGGCGGTCTGCGACGTGGATGCCAACCACCTTCAGCGTGCCAAACAGACCGTTGACGCCGCCTACGGCAACCAGGACTGTAACGTGTCCAGGGATTTCCGAGAGGTTCTGGCCCGCGACGACATCGATACCGTGCTGATCGCCACGCCGGACCATTGGCACGCCATCCTCGCCATCGAGGCCGCCAAGGCCGGCAAGGACATCTACTGCGAAAAGCCGATCTCGCTGACGATTGCCGAAGGCCGCGCGGTGGCGGATGTGATGCAGCGATACGGGACGGTCTACCAGAGTGGCACGCAGAGGCGGAGCAACGCCTGTTTCCGGTTCGGGGTAGAGATCGCCCAGAGCGGCCTGCTCGGGCGGCTTCGCGAACTGCACTGCTACTACCACAACGGTCCGACCTGCCCGCCCCAGAAACCGGAGCCCGTCCCGGACGGCTTCGATTACGACCTCTGGCTTGGGCCGGCCCCCTACGAGCCATACACTCCCAGGCGATGCCACGGCACCTTCCGCTGGCTTTACGACTATTCAGGCGGCCAGCTCACCGACCTCGGCGCTCACTTCAACGACCTGGCCCAGTGGGCCAACGGCACACAGGAGTCCGGCCCGACGGAATACGAGGGGTGGGCCGAGTTCCCCAAGGACGGCCTGTTCGACACACCCGTGCGGTTCGGCGTCGTCGCGACGTATCCCGACGGCGTCAGGATGATCATCCACGACGAGACCGAGCCCGGCCGAGGTCCGCGAGGCAACAAGTTCGTCGGCACCGACGGCTGGGTCAGCGTCGACGATACGGGCAAAGTCACCGCGTCGAACGATGAGATCATGCGCAGGCTCAGCGGCGCGCAGCGCGGCTACGAGTACATGATGGGCCACCACCGCAACTTCCTCGATTGCGTCAAGACCAGGGCGAAACCCATCGCCCCGCCCGAAGTGGCTCACCGCTCGACGACCACATGCCACATCGCGAACATCTGCCTTCGATTGGGCCGCAAACTGACATGGGATGTGGGGGCCGAGCGATTCGTCAATGACGCGCAGGCCAACGGTATGATGGCCCGGGCCATGCGCAGCCCCTGGCGACTGTAA
- a CDS encoding PIG-L deacetylase family protein gives MRIGRSVAITGLFCALMVVLAGNPRALLAAQAGGPAGDGKLRIIVFGAHPDDCELKAGGTAALWAAQGHHVKFVSTTNGDIGHAETAGGPLARRRIAEVQAAAKVLGIETEVLDIHDGELMPTLENRRTFVRLIREWKADIVIGHRPNDYHPDHRYTGILMQDAAFMVTVAFFCPDVPQLAKNPVFLYLSDNFQKPNPFEPAVVVGIDSVYDKKADAIWTLQSQIESLWATGNFETIVPVPADPVAREQRRLQVRERIAARDRRVADKYRDKLIECYGPEKGARIVHAEAFELCEYGRQPSPEELKALFPIASGK, from the coding sequence ATGCGGATCGGAAGAAGCGTTGCGATAACGGGGCTGTTCTGTGCTCTGATGGTGGTACTGGCTGGGAATCCAAGGGCCCTGCTCGCGGCACAGGCCGGCGGTCCGGCCGGCGACGGCAAACTGCGGATCATCGTCTTCGGGGCCCATCCGGACGACTGCGAACTGAAGGCCGGCGGCACGGCCGCCCTGTGGGCGGCACAGGGCCATCACGTCAAGTTCGTTTCCACCACCAACGGGGACATCGGTCACGCCGAGACAGCCGGTGGGCCGCTGGCCCGGCGGCGGATCGCTGAGGTCCAGGCGGCAGCCAAGGTGCTCGGCATCGAGACCGAAGTCCTCGACATTCACGACGGCGAGCTTATGCCGACGCTGGAGAACCGCCGAACGTTTGTCCGGCTGATTCGAGAGTGGAAGGCCGACATCGTCATCGGACACCGGCCGAACGATTATCATCCCGACCACCGGTACACCGGCATCCTGATGCAGGACGCCGCCTTCATGGTCACGGTCGCCTTCTTCTGCCCGGACGTACCCCAGCTTGCGAAGAACCCCGTGTTTCTGTATCTGTCCGATAACTTCCAGAAGCCCAATCCGTTCGAACCGGCCGTCGTCGTCGGCATCGATTCGGTCTATGACAAGAAGGCCGACGCCATCTGGACGCTCCAATCCCAGATCGAATCGCTGTGGGCCACCGGCAATTTCGAGACGATTGTCCCCGTGCCTGCCGATCCGGTCGCACGCGAGCAGCGGCGCCTACAGGTCCGTGAGCGCATCGCCGCCCGCGACCGGCGCGTTGCCGACAAATACCGTGACAAGTTGATCGAATGTTACGGTCCGGAAAAGGGCGCCCGCATCGTACACGCCGAGGCGTTCGAACTGTGCGAATACGGCCGCCAACCATCGCCCGAAGAACTGAAGGCCCTCTTCCCGATCGCGAGCGGGAAGTAG
- a CDS encoding MFS transporter, protein MRSSSLRVQWAQLIVLSGVHFLVDMFGNMLPAILPVVRERFTLSLSLAGFVLAALTLTANGVQMLTGHMRADRDRPLFLHLGLLLAAAICTMALAPRSGLGVATVVALGIVSGCGIAIVHPEGLRAVHMLNGIPAATSTAVFMTSGFLGFASGGVIAASLVSRFGLPGLYPLVLLPAVGMAAVALSRVTLAVESRAGREGVPVRVSHQLPFGLLLAIGVPAAVSTTVILLLVPTHLHTLGFALTFGGFSVAVFGWGGAIGPFAWAAIARRKGDLPCSTLAFLLSVPSAVLYLLFIESRTAVGLLFAAGFFSMSAYILTITLARYAQGLKLGQRMAAIVGGTWGIAYVAFMGLGVLADHVGTGAVLKLTPLGYAASGLLGLWALWKYPDTRRRAGASVAEVAAHEHPPV, encoded by the coding sequence ATGCGTAGCAGTTCTCTCAGAGTGCAATGGGCCCAGTTGATTGTCCTGTCCGGCGTTCACTTCCTCGTGGACATGTTCGGCAATATGCTGCCGGCGATCCTCCCGGTCGTTCGTGAACGTTTCACTCTGAGCCTGTCGCTGGCAGGTTTCGTTCTGGCCGCGCTAACCCTGACGGCCAACGGCGTCCAGATGCTCACCGGACACATGCGGGCGGACAGGGACAGACCGCTCTTTCTGCATCTGGGGCTTCTCCTGGCCGCTGCCATCTGTACGATGGCCTTGGCGCCTCGGTCGGGCCTCGGCGTCGCGACGGTCGTGGCGCTGGGGATTGTCAGCGGCTGCGGGATCGCGATTGTCCACCCCGAGGGTTTGCGCGCCGTCCACATGCTGAACGGCATCCCAGCCGCGACCAGCACGGCGGTCTTCATGACGTCGGGTTTTCTCGGCTTTGCCAGTGGGGGCGTGATTGCCGCCTCGCTCGTTTCCCGATTCGGCCTGCCTGGGCTGTATCCCCTGGTCCTGCTGCCGGCGGTCGGCATGGCGGCTGTCGCGCTGTCACGCGTGACGCTTGCGGTGGAGAGCCGGGCCGGTCGCGAAGGTGTACCGGTCAGGGTCTCGCACCAATTGCCGTTCGGGTTGCTCCTGGCGATTGGCGTGCCGGCGGCGGTTTCGACAACCGTGATCCTGCTTCTGGTCCCCACCCATCTGCATACGCTGGGCTTTGCATTGACGTTCGGAGGGTTCTCCGTCGCGGTGTTCGGCTGGGGCGGTGCCATCGGGCCGTTTGCCTGGGCCGCAATCGCGCGCCGCAAGGGCGACCTGCCATGCTCGACGCTGGCGTTCCTGTTGTCCGTGCCCTCTGCCGTCCTCTACCTGCTGTTCATCGAGAGCCGGACGGCGGTGGGATTGCTGTTCGCCGCCGGCTTCTTCTCCATGTCTGCTTACATCCTGACCATTACGCTCGCCCGCTATGCCCAAGGCCTGAAACTCGGCCAGCGCATGGCGGCGATCGTGGGTGGCACCTGGGGCATCGCCTATGTCGCGTTCATGGGCCTTGGCGTGCTGGCCGATCACGTCGGTACCGGCGCCGTCCTGAAGCTGACGCCTCTGGGCTACGCCGCGTCGGGCCTGCTCGGTCTCTGGGCCCTCTGGAAGTACCCTGATACTCGACGCCGGGCCGGCGCGTCTGTGGCCGAGGTGGCCGCTCACGAGCACCCGCCCGTATAG
- a CDS encoding 3-keto-disaccharide hydrolase yields MVRRIGVRRVVLAVLVIGAVAPVAQSSEDGFVPLFQNEGAPEGWLVRAWNDVSRPVDSNVKWLVKDGILHGSPMRGTWLVSERQYGDFILKYDFKLGETGNSGCALRAPLFGDPAFDGMELQMADYRYNTSAADSELTGGIYRAIAPKKQVYKPTEWNSYLIVLAGAHMHVVLNGELILDVDLNEQTQAVKRHDGSAASPIKDRPRKGHIGFQELSRGGSHVQIRNAYIKVLNESGS; encoded by the coding sequence ATGGTAAGGCGAATTGGCGTGCGACGCGTGGTGCTGGCGGTTCTTGTGATCGGGGCAGTGGCGCCGGTGGCGCAGTCCTCTGAGGATGGATTCGTTCCCCTGTTCCAGAACGAAGGGGCACCGGAAGGCTGGCTGGTGCGCGCCTGGAACGACGTGAGCAGACCGGTCGATTCCAACGTCAAGTGGCTCGTGAAGGACGGCATCCTTCACGGCAGTCCGATGCGAGGGACCTGGCTGGTGAGCGAGCGGCAGTACGGCGATTTCATCTTGAAATACGACTTCAAGCTTGGCGAGACGGGCAACAGCGGCTGCGCGCTGCGGGCGCCGCTCTTCGGCGACCCGGCCTTCGACGGGATGGAACTCCAGATGGCCGACTACCGCTACAACACCAGCGCCGCCGACTCGGAGCTGACCGGGGGCATCTACCGGGCGATCGCGCCGAAAAAGCAGGTCTACAAGCCCACCGAATGGAACAGCTATCTGATCGTTTTGGCCGGGGCACACATGCACGTCGTCCTCAACGGGGAGCTGATCCTCGACGTAGACCTGAACGAGCAGACCCAGGCCGTCAAACGGCACGATGGCTCGGCGGCCTCGCCCATCAAGGATCGGCCTCGCAAGGGCCACATCGGTTTCCAGGAACTCAGTCGCGGCGGCAGCCACGTGCAGATTCGCAACGCCTACATCAAGGTCCTCAACGAGTCGGGCTCGTAA
- a CDS encoding TolC family protein, whose protein sequence is MCHSLYTLPVVTIFVVLTGCRATRNPPPPPPSGVSRPASVTAEAPPVSPEPTGRITLREAASLALMHNPRLGAVSMERRAAEARRLQASLPPNPELDIEVESLGGSGERSGFDAAEITISLGQLIELRGKRDKRRRVASLETELAEWDFESQRLDMLRDITQAFVAVLVAQERLSLAEQLRDLSGQAQSAVAQRVEAGKDSAVENLRADVAFSMSRIEFQNASRALTAARRNLAATWGARAASFEEAAGDFYAVTPAPSALDADEMIAANPDLARWAIEQRQRQAALDLERAKATSDITVAAGVQHFRESDDSAFMVGLALPIPLFDRNQGGIEEATANLAKARKQHLAAEIEIAAMLAEAVNGLAAAYDEVQILRADVLPRAQQAFEAAQQGYREGKFDYLYVLDTQRTFFETKVQYIDAVEACHRARVDVERLTGRPLDPSRADDERQSKGAEQ, encoded by the coding sequence ATGTGCCATAGTCTCTACACGTTGCCCGTTGTGACGATCTTCGTTGTCCTGACCGGCTGCCGGGCGACCCGGAATCCGCCTCCGCCGCCTCCAAGCGGTGTTTCCAGACCCGCCTCGGTGACCGCTGAGGCGCCGCCGGTGTCTCCTGAGCCGACAGGCCGTATCACCCTGCGCGAGGCGGCCTCTCTGGCTCTGATGCACAACCCTCGACTCGGAGCCGTTTCAATGGAGCGACGCGCGGCAGAAGCGCGAAGGCTCCAGGCGTCGCTGCCGCCGAATCCCGAACTCGACATTGAGGTCGAATCGCTGGGCGGAAGCGGTGAGCGAAGCGGTTTCGACGCCGCCGAGATCACCATCTCTCTTGGCCAGCTCATCGAGTTGCGTGGCAAACGCGACAAGCGAAGGCGCGTCGCATCGCTGGAGACGGAACTGGCGGAGTGGGACTTCGAATCGCAGCGTCTCGACATGCTCAGAGACATTACGCAGGCGTTTGTCGCCGTGCTCGTGGCCCAGGAGCGTCTGTCGCTGGCCGAACAACTGCGTGACTTATCGGGCCAGGCCCAATCCGCCGTGGCCCAACGGGTCGAGGCGGGCAAGGACTCGGCGGTCGAGAACCTGCGGGCGGACGTGGCTTTCTCCATGAGCCGGATCGAGTTCCAGAACGCGTCGCGTGCGCTGACAGCCGCAAGGCGGAATCTGGCGGCCACCTGGGGCGCTCGCGCTGCGTCGTTCGAGGAGGCGGCAGGGGATTTCTATGCGGTGACGCCCGCTCCATCGGCCTTGGACGCCGATGAGATGATCGCTGCCAATCCCGATCTGGCGCGTTGGGCGATTGAGCAACGACAGCGCCAGGCGGCATTGGATCTGGAGAGGGCCAAGGCCACGTCGGATATCACCGTCGCAGCCGGCGTGCAGCATTTTCGGGAAAGCGACGACTCGGCGTTCATGGTGGGCTTGGCGCTGCCGATTCCCCTGTTCGACCGGAACCAGGGAGGCATCGAAGAGGCCACGGCAAACCTTGCCAAAGCCAGAAAGCAACACCTGGCGGCTGAGATCGAAATCGCCGCGATGCTCGCCGAAGCAGTGAACGGTCTGGCCGCGGCGTACGATGAGGTGCAGATCCTCCGTGCCGACGTGCTGCCCAGGGCACAACAGGCCTTCGAGGCCGCCCAACAGGGATATCGCGAGGGCAAGTTCGACTATCTCTACGTGCTGGACACGCAGCGCACGTTTTTCGAGACCAAGGTTCAATACATCGACGCCGTCGAGGCGTGCCATCGCGCGCGCGTGGACGTGGAGAGGTTGACGGGACGGCCTCTCGATCCAAGTCGGGCAGACGACGAACGCCAGTCGAAAGGGGCAGAACAATGA
- a CDS encoding efflux RND transporter periplasmic adaptor subunit — MKYSRLPLALAILAIGLIAGIVLEGKLDVLVRLVPQGQTCDHANHEEHDVHEHEDEHIVELSDEQIAELGIETAIAQAGSLRRTLSLPGRIGADADRLAHIVTRVAGVATEVRKTLGDNVAQGEVMAVVESRELADVKAAYLAAWRRLELARARFDREQSLWDKRISSEQEFLDARQAVAETQIELRAAEQKLHALGFSDEYVRTLPEQSDQSLTRYEILAPFDATVIAKHITIGEALKDDSELFAIADLSTVWVQLDVHQHDLPYVEEGQEAVVTVGPGVPQATGRIGYVAPIAAEDTRTVQARVVLPNTRGRYRPGLFARAEILTEATTVDVLVPRSAVQSLEGRPCVFVPSEHGFEARFVSVGRSSQGAVEITSGLVAGEPFAIQGAFELKAAIVTAGLGSHAGHGH; from the coding sequence ATGAAATACAGCCGATTGCCATTGGCCTTGGCCATCCTTGCCATCGGCCTGATCGCAGGGATTGTGCTGGAAGGGAAACTCGACGTGCTCGTCCGTCTCGTGCCGCAAGGTCAGACGTGCGACCATGCAAACCATGAGGAGCACGATGTGCACGAGCACGAAGACGAGCACATCGTCGAGCTGAGCGACGAGCAGATCGCGGAACTCGGAATCGAGACGGCCATCGCTCAGGCCGGGTCGTTGCGCCGGACCCTGTCTTTGCCGGGCCGGATTGGTGCCGACGCCGATCGGCTTGCCCACATCGTGACGCGGGTTGCCGGCGTAGCCACCGAGGTCCGAAAGACCCTCGGCGACAACGTCGCCCAAGGCGAGGTCATGGCGGTGGTCGAAAGCCGCGAGCTGGCCGATGTCAAGGCGGCCTATCTGGCCGCGTGGCGCAGGCTGGAACTGGCCCGGGCCAGGTTTGACCGTGAGCAGAGCCTCTGGGATAAGCGAATCTCCTCCGAGCAGGAATTCCTCGATGCCAGGCAGGCGGTGGCCGAAACGCAGATTGAATTGCGCGCGGCCGAGCAGAAGCTCCATGCGCTGGGGTTCAGCGACGAATACGTCCGTACGTTGCCGGAGCAGTCGGATCAGTCTCTGACGCGATACGAAATCCTCGCTCCCTTCGATGCGACGGTGATCGCCAAGCACATCACGATTGGAGAGGCCCTGAAGGACGACTCGGAACTCTTTGCGATCGCCGATCTGTCCACGGTTTGGGTTCAGCTCGACGTACATCAGCACGACCTTCCCTATGTCGAAGAAGGTCAGGAGGCCGTCGTCACGGTGGGACCGGGCGTGCCTCAGGCCACCGGGCGGATCGGCTATGTGGCCCCGATTGCAGCCGAAGACACGCGCACGGTGCAGGCCCGCGTCGTGCTGCCCAACACTCGTGGCCGGTACCGCCCCGGCCTGTTCGCCAGGGCCGAGATCCTCACCGAGGCGACAACGGTCGACGTGCTGGTGCCCAGGTCGGCCGTGCAATCGCTCGAAGGTCGGCCGTGCGTCTTCGTCCCGTCCGAGCACGGTTTCGAGGCTCGGTTCGTATCGGTCGGCCGGTCGAGCCAGGGGGCCGTGGAGATCACGTCCGGCCTGGTGGCCGGCGAGCCATTCGCGATCCAAGGCGCCTTCGAACTGAAAGCGGCCATCGTTACCGCCGGCCTCGGCAGCCACGCCGGTCACGGTCACTGA